The DNA segment GACGACCCAAAGATATTGGGAGTAGCTGACCAGTCAGTTACTACAGTAAAACCATTTAGAAGAGGTCACCAATATGTTAGTAGTGATCACATAAGTGATGTTGAAGATGGGGAAGTTAATAATATGTATTTGTGTAAATGTAAGTGTCTCTCATCCTTCCAGAAGACCTTGCAGTATTCTGTTCGCCTTATTTTGAACAAAACGTCTGGAGCAGTGATGAAAGGCATTTGCGAGTGCAAGCAGTCAGCCCTGGGAAAATGCAGTCATGTGTCTGCATTTTTGCTCTTCATCAGTGAGTATGTTGAAAAACATGGACACACAAAACTATCGGCTACTAGTCAACCCCGCAGATGGGGCCTTGGATCAAAAAAGCGCAACCCAGCAGCAGTTAAATCGGCTGTTTACCCTATAAAGAGGTTTAGATCTGAACGAGCCAATTTTGATCCAAGGCCTGAAGGTTATGTGAAAACGTTCAATGAGAACGATTTTGTAACTGATTTACAAAAGGCTGGTGACAGTTCCATGTTCCAgtcaatattttatttgaaatatgaagatTTCAATTATGATGATGAAGAAATTGATGTATTGAAACAGCAGTCAAAACAATTTATGACAAATTTACATCAAATGTTGAAGGAAATCTCAAAAGGTGAGGAACTGGTTGAAATACCTGGAACTTCACCACAAGGATGTGAGGACTGGTTGAAATGGAGGTCATTTTTCATCACCTCTTCAAACGCAAAAATTGTGGCCACCCAATTAATTAGCGAcagggcaaaaaaaaatttcctattGAAGAATCTGTGGAGGGAAACCAAAGGAATCACAACTGTCGCTATGGCGTATGGAAAGGCCAATGAGGTGGTGGCAAGGCAGGAGTACGCCAAAATTCTAAATGAAAATCAGTCTCTTGTTGAAAAGGGACTGATGTTAAACGTTAATCACCCATATATGGCCACAAGCCCAGATGGTGTTGTGATGATAGGTAATGAAATCGACCatataatagaaataaaatGTCCAAAGGTATTGGAAAAGTGCAGAGGCATCTACAATTTTGATACGCACTTGTCGAAATCTcaaagcaattctttttttttggaaaagaagAATAATACAATAAGTGTCAAACGGAAGCACCCATACCTTTATCAAATAATCATGACGTTGGAGATTCTTCAAGTTGATAAATGTATGCTGATTGTTTGGTGTCCAGCAGATATGATGGTCATTCCAGTGTATAGGAGGGATTACCCAGAAGTTGTGAGGGAAATAAAAACAAACGTTAGAAAATTTTATAGCAATATTTATATTCCAGAGGTATTCACAATGAAAGTTATTAGAGATTTAACACCGGTTGATCTTGGGATAATCTAATAAAAGTCACACAGATGGAtcattataataaataaaacaGTGCTTacttaattttttagttttattaaTGATTTTAAACCTATTTCTAATGGCATGCCAAATTTATAATATAACaatatataaatgaataaacttaaattgCTTAAGAGTTCAAGGGTTGCATTCAGAAACTCAGTCCGAGAGTGTGAGTACGAATATACTTATAGGGCATACTTCGAAAAAGTAAAAGAGAAAAGTATtgttaatatatatatatatatat comes from the Coccinella septempunctata chromosome 2, icCocSept1.1, whole genome shotgun sequence genome and includes:
- the LOC123307908 gene encoding uncharacterized protein LOC123307908; this translates as MSSLCPEDVPGAVLPDDVSLESHSVLKLQRWLECRGLKKVGTKAELISRIQNCVNAGNEGNIFSGVDGGKWYDLKNNAKPGPSSNADESLFEGVVWGKFPSCNVPLYFNKGHIYTYIVGENVESDDPKILGVADQSVTTVKPFRRGHQYVSSDHISDVEDGEVNNMYLCKCKCLSSFQKTLQYSVRLILNKTSGAVMKGICECKQSALGKCSHVSAFLLFISEYVEKHGHTKLSATSQPRRWGLGSKKRNPAAVKSAVYPIKRFRSERANFDPRPEGYVKTFNENDFVTDLQKAGDSSMFQSIFYLKYEDFNYDDEEIDVLKQQSKQFMTNLHQMLKEISKGEELVEIPGTSPQGCEDWLKWRSFFITSSNAKIVATQLISDRAKKNFLLKNLWRETKGITTVAMAYGKANEVVARQEYAKILNENQSLVEKGLMLNVNHPYMATSPDGVVMIGNEIDHIIEIKCPKVLEKCRGIYNFDTHLSKSQSNSFFLEKKNNTISVKRKHPYLYQIIMTLEILQVDKCMLIVWCPADMMVIPVYRRDYPEVVREIKTNVRKFYSNIYIPEVFTMKVIRDLTPVDLGII